The proteins below come from a single Gordonia pseudamarae genomic window:
- a CDS encoding DUF1707 SHOCT-like domain-containing protein — translation MTTSPEPSEGLTSGSDGSTTPADPAVPVTAPDPIPPVSAPQPIPLRKTDIAAAHVQSLDPRARLRASDADRELVQQILSAALSNGSLSLSEFDERSSKVLVAKTFGDLDNLTDDLPVAQLGVPIPPASGVVPAYRAGTGSGRRRVQNAVAVMSGWEIGGNSAVGGSLQAFALMGGIDIDLRDVEFTEPRLAIRCAAIMGGIDIVVPPDVTVEVNGFALMGGFGTTAAGLGAPGAPTVVVTGLALMGGVDVKRKPRKDRPK, via the coding sequence ATGACCACCTCGCCCGAGCCATCGGAGGGCCTCACATCAGGGTCCGACGGATCGACCACTCCAGCCGATCCCGCCGTGCCGGTCACCGCACCCGACCCGATTCCGCCGGTCAGCGCGCCCCAGCCGATCCCGCTGCGCAAGACCGATATCGCCGCCGCCCACGTACAGAGTCTTGACCCGCGCGCGCGACTGCGCGCCTCCGACGCCGATCGCGAACTGGTGCAACAGATTCTGTCGGCGGCCCTGTCCAATGGCAGCCTGTCGCTGTCGGAGTTCGACGAACGGTCGTCGAAGGTCTTGGTGGCCAAGACATTCGGCGACCTCGACAATCTCACCGACGATCTTCCGGTGGCTCAGCTGGGAGTGCCGATCCCGCCGGCATCGGGGGTCGTACCGGCATACCGGGCCGGCACCGGTTCGGGGCGCCGCCGGGTGCAGAACGCGGTCGCGGTGATGTCGGGGTGGGAGATCGGTGGCAACTCGGCGGTAGGCGGCAGCCTGCAGGCGTTCGCGCTGATGGGCGGTATCGATATCGACCTGCGCGACGTGGAGTTCACCGAACCCCGGCTCGCCATCCGCTGTGCGGCGATCATGGGCGGCATCGACATCGTCGTCCCACCCGACGTCACTGTCGAGGTGAACGGCTTCGCCCTGATGGGTGGCTTCGGCACCACGGCCGCCGGACTGGGTGCTCCCGGTGCGCCCACCGTCGTCGTCACCGGCCTCGCGCTGATGGGTGGCGTCGATGTCAAGCGCAAACCCCGCAAAGATCGTCCGAAATAG
- a CDS encoding phosphotransferase translates to MVEMATIAEVGRTLKNIALGASPWVPGQSRHGVGGFTADELTAALAGEVPGARIESVDVRAGDAMTTDHAHLALTWNEAGRTAGLPTALFTKGTPAGASTRILNSAFGLCQNEVRFYNELYPAVADVTLTPYGARLRSGGRFAIALATLEPHEATFFELGQTVPLAHAGSVVDALATLHSAYWDSPRFGGDLNWLTPYSRQPGWPIGQRVMPLVNRTWLQRRDDVPPAIKQLTTGYLKNQRVFDAELESLPSTFCHGDTHAANTFARADGTAGLFDWQQVHKAPGMRDVTYFIGWSLEPDVRAASERDLIARYLDGLRTHGVTGVPSLDEAFALHRWLMMIAWNAAWAPLAMYGGDDHTLCTRLLSRFIAALDDLDTAGAVRAVLDRHA, encoded by the coding sequence ATGGTGGAGATGGCAACGATCGCCGAGGTGGGACGCACCCTCAAGAACATCGCGCTCGGGGCGTCACCGTGGGTGCCCGGGCAGAGCCGTCATGGCGTCGGCGGGTTCACGGCCGACGAACTGACCGCGGCACTCGCGGGCGAGGTGCCCGGCGCCCGCATCGAGAGCGTGGACGTCCGCGCCGGTGACGCGATGACCACCGACCACGCCCATCTCGCCCTCACCTGGAACGAGGCCGGACGCACCGCCGGCCTGCCCACAGCACTGTTCACCAAAGGAACCCCCGCCGGAGCGTCGACACGCATCCTCAACTCGGCGTTCGGCCTGTGCCAGAACGAGGTTCGGTTCTACAACGAGCTGTACCCGGCGGTCGCCGACGTCACCCTCACCCCGTACGGCGCGCGGCTGCGCAGCGGCGGTCGGTTCGCGATAGCCCTGGCCACGCTCGAACCGCACGAGGCGACGTTCTTCGAACTCGGGCAGACCGTTCCGCTCGCGCACGCCGGGTCCGTCGTCGACGCACTGGCGACACTGCATTCGGCATACTGGGATTCACCGAGATTCGGTGGCGATCTGAACTGGCTCACCCCGTACTCCCGCCAACCCGGCTGGCCCATCGGGCAGCGGGTGATGCCACTGGTCAACCGTACCTGGCTGCAGCGCCGTGACGATGTTCCGCCGGCGATCAAACAGCTCACCACCGGATACCTCAAGAATCAGCGCGTCTTCGACGCCGAACTCGAATCTCTGCCGTCGACGTTCTGCCACGGCGACACCCACGCCGCCAACACCTTCGCCCGCGCCGACGGCACTGCGGGCCTGTTCGATTGGCAGCAGGTGCACAAGGCACCCGGCATGCGCGATGTCACCTACTTCATCGGCTGGTCGCTCGAACCGGATGTGCGCGCGGCGTCGGAAAGAGATTTGATCGCCCGCTACCTCGACGGCCTGCGGACCCACGGCGTGACCGGCGTCCCGTCCCTCGATGAGGCTTTCGCGCTGCACCGATGGTTGATGATGATTGCCTGGAACGCGGCCTGGGCGCCGCTGGCGATGTACGGCGGAGACGACCACACCCTCTGCACCCGGCTGTTGTCCCGCTTCATCGCCGCCCTCGATGACCTCGACACCGCGGGTGCGGTGCGTGCCGTTCTCGATCGACACGCCTGA
- a CDS encoding vWA domain-containing protein: protein MADKPATPRRSFHRARYQRYTGGPDPLAPPVDLREALREIGDDVMAGSSPQRALREFLRRGSQNVRGLDKLREQINRRRQELLRSRNLDGTFQEIRELLDRAVLEERKQLARDLDDDARFAEMQIGNLPASTAQAVEELSNYDWRSARAREDFEKIKDLLGRELLDQRFAGMKQAMEGATDADRQRITDMLADLNKLLDAHNRGEDTTEQFREFMAEHGEFFPENPRNTEELIDSLAQRAAAAQQFYNSLTPEQRAELDQLAQQAFGSPELMSQLAQMDSALRQARPGLGWDESSEFSGGQGMGLGEGAAALHDIGELDALSEQLSQQYSGAQLDDIDLDALMRQLGEEAVVDARRLAELDKALRDEGFFDRSADGEFRLSPKAMRQLGQSIFKDVAEQMSGRGGERQTRNSGRLGEPTGSSREWQFGDTDPWDVTRTVSNAVLRTLSESPDASVSDPDAAVRAIADGGVRIDVRDVEVADTESRTQAAVVLLVDTSFSMEMEGRWTPMKRTAIALNHLVSTRFRSDELHLIAFGRHARTIDIAELTGLQPRWEQGTNLHHALLLAQRHLRRFPNAQPVVLVVTDGEPTAHLDPSGEPFFFYPPHPQTIALTVRELDHISRLGAQVTFFRLGEDPGLAEFMDQIARRIGGRVVAPDLDGLGAAVVGDYLRSRSRR, encoded by the coding sequence ATGGCTGACAAACCGGCAACACCGCGGCGCAGCTTCCACCGCGCCCGCTACCAGCGGTACACGGGCGGACCGGACCCGCTGGCCCCACCCGTCGACCTGCGCGAGGCGCTGCGGGAGATCGGCGACGACGTGATGGCCGGCTCGTCGCCACAACGTGCGCTGCGCGAGTTCCTGCGACGCGGCTCGCAGAACGTGCGTGGCCTGGACAAACTGCGCGAACAGATCAACCGCCGACGCCAGGAGTTGCTGCGTAGTCGCAACCTCGACGGCACCTTCCAGGAGATCCGCGAACTGCTCGACCGGGCCGTCCTGGAGGAGCGCAAGCAGCTCGCCCGCGACCTCGACGACGATGCCCGGTTCGCCGAGATGCAGATCGGGAACCTGCCCGCGTCGACGGCGCAGGCGGTGGAGGAGCTGTCGAACTACGACTGGCGCAGCGCGCGGGCCCGCGAGGACTTCGAGAAGATCAAAGATCTCCTCGGTCGGGAACTGCTCGATCAGCGGTTCGCCGGGATGAAGCAGGCGATGGAGGGTGCCACCGACGCCGACCGGCAACGCATCACCGACATGCTCGCCGACCTCAACAAATTGCTCGATGCCCACAATCGCGGCGAGGACACGACCGAACAGTTCCGCGAGTTCATGGCCGAACACGGCGAGTTCTTTCCCGAGAATCCGCGCAACACGGAGGAACTGATCGACTCGCTGGCGCAGCGGGCGGCGGCCGCGCAACAGTTTTACAACTCGCTCACTCCCGAGCAGCGAGCCGAACTCGATCAGCTCGCACAACAGGCGTTCGGTTCACCCGAGCTGATGAGTCAGCTGGCGCAGATGGATTCGGCGCTGCGGCAGGCCCGACCGGGTCTGGGCTGGGATGAATCGAGCGAATTCTCCGGCGGGCAGGGGATGGGATTGGGCGAGGGCGCCGCAGCCCTGCACGACATCGGCGAGCTCGACGCGCTCAGTGAACAACTCTCCCAACAGTATTCCGGTGCCCAGCTCGACGACATCGACCTGGACGCGTTGATGCGTCAGCTCGGTGAGGAGGCCGTCGTCGACGCCCGGCGCCTGGCCGAACTCGACAAGGCGCTGCGGGACGAAGGATTCTTCGACCGCTCCGCCGACGGTGAGTTCCGGCTGAGTCCCAAGGCGATGCGTCAACTCGGGCAGTCGATCTTCAAGGATGTCGCCGAGCAGATGTCGGGCCGCGGCGGCGAACGGCAGACCCGCAACAGCGGCCGGCTCGGCGAGCCCACCGGCTCCTCACGCGAATGGCAGTTCGGCGACACGGACCCGTGGGATGTGACCCGCACCGTCTCCAACGCCGTCCTGCGCACGCTGAGCGAATCTCCGGACGCGTCCGTGTCGGACCCCGATGCGGCGGTCCGCGCGATCGCCGACGGCGGCGTCCGCATCGACGTGCGCGACGTGGAGGTCGCCGACACCGAGTCGCGCACACAGGCTGCGGTGGTGCTCCTGGTGGACACCTCGTTCTCGATGGAGATGGAGGGCCGGTGGACGCCGATGAAACGTACCGCCATCGCGCTCAATCATCTTGTGTCCACCCGCTTCCGGTCCGACGAGCTGCATCTGATCGCCTTCGGCAGGCACGCCCGCACCATCGACATCGCCGAACTGACCGGGTTGCAGCCGCGCTGGGAACAGGGCACCAACCTGCATCACGCGCTGCTGCTGGCGCAACGTCACCTGCGGCGTTTTCCCAACGCTCAGCCGGTGGTACTGGTGGTGACCGACGGTGAGCCGACCGCCCACCTCGACCCCTCGGGTGAGCCGTTCTTCTTCTATCCGCCGCACCCGCAGACCATCGCGCTGACGGTCCGCGAACTCGACCACATCTCCCGGCTCGGTGCCCAGGTGACGTTTTTCCGCCTCGGTGAGGATCCCGGCCTGGCAGAGTTCATGGACCAGATCGCCCGCCGCATCGGCGGCCGTGTCGTCGCCCCCGACCTCGACGGACTCGGTGCCGCGGTAGTCGGCGACTATCTCCGCTCCCGTTCCCGCCGCTGA
- a CDS encoding sigma 54-interacting transcriptional regulator codes for MDGVPEETFTTTTSQTTETRHPAARTLGELRAGGHVQRTVRDEIRNNLLTALREGRDPWPGIVGFESTVIPQLERALIAGHDVVMLGERGQGKTRVLRTLAGLLDEWTPVIAGSELGEHPYEPITPASIRRAADLLDDLPIEWRHRSQRYSEKLATPDTSVADLVGDIDPMKVAEGRSLGDPETIHFGLIPRAHRGIIAINELPDLAERIQVSMLNVMEERDIQVRGYSLRLPLDVLVMASANPEDYTNRGRIITPLKDRFGAEIRTHYPLELDDEVAVIEQEADLTATVPDVILEIIARFTRYARDHPSIDRRSGVSARFSIAAAETVAAAALHRATVTGEETPVARIVDLESVVEVLRGKIEFESGEEGRELEILEHLMRKSTADAVRAHLGGVDMGPLVTALEDGEPVVTGDRVTAADFLASIPDTPVVEEIAARLDADGEGERANAVELALEGLYLARRIGKEADETGQTVYG; via the coding sequence GTGGACGGGGTGCCAGAGGAGACCTTCACCACAACGACCTCGCAGACCACCGAAACCCGCCACCCGGCCGCCCGTACGCTGGGCGAGCTGCGGGCCGGTGGCCACGTGCAGCGGACCGTCCGCGACGAGATCCGCAACAATCTGCTGACCGCGCTGCGGGAGGGCCGTGACCCGTGGCCCGGCATCGTCGGTTTCGAATCCACCGTGATCCCGCAGCTCGAACGGGCCCTCATCGCCGGTCACGACGTGGTGATGCTCGGCGAACGCGGCCAGGGCAAAACGCGTGTCCTGCGCACCCTCGCCGGGCTGCTCGACGAGTGGACGCCGGTCATCGCCGGGTCCGAGCTCGGTGAACATCCGTACGAGCCGATCACCCCGGCGTCCATCCGGCGCGCGGCCGACCTGCTCGACGACCTGCCCATCGAATGGCGTCACCGCTCGCAGCGGTACAGCGAGAAGCTGGCCACCCCCGACACCTCGGTGGCCGACCTCGTCGGCGACATCGACCCGATGAAGGTCGCCGAGGGCCGCAGCCTCGGTGACCCCGAAACCATCCACTTCGGACTCATCCCGCGTGCGCATCGCGGCATCATCGCCATCAACGAACTGCCCGACCTGGCCGAACGGATCCAGGTGTCGATGCTCAACGTGATGGAGGAACGCGACATCCAGGTGCGCGGTTACTCGCTGCGGCTGCCGCTGGACGTGCTGGTGATGGCCAGTGCCAACCCGGAGGACTACACCAACCGCGGCCGCATCATCACCCCCCTCAAGGACCGCTTCGGCGCCGAGATCCGCACCCACTACCCGCTCGAACTCGACGACGAGGTGGCCGTCATCGAGCAGGAGGCCGACCTCACCGCCACCGTGCCCGATGTGATTCTGGAGATCATCGCCCGGTTCACCCGATATGCCCGCGACCATCCCTCCATCGACCGCAGGTCGGGTGTGTCGGCGCGTTTCTCCATCGCCGCCGCCGAAACGGTCGCCGCCGCGGCCCTGCACCGGGCCACGGTGACCGGGGAAGAAACGCCGGTCGCCCGCATCGTCGACCTCGAATCGGTGGTGGAGGTGCTGCGCGGCAAGATCGAGTTCGAGTCCGGTGAGGAGGGCCGCGAACTGGAGATCCTCGAGCACCTGATGCGTAAGTCGACGGCCGATGCCGTGCGCGCGCATCTGGGTGGCGTCGACATGGGTCCGCTGGTCACCGCGCTGGAGGACGGCGAACCCGTCGTCACCGGCGACCGCGTCACCGCCGCCGACTTCCTCGCCTCCATCCCCGACACCCCGGTGGTCGAGGAGATCGCAGCCCGGCTCGACGCCGACGGCGAGGGCGAACGCGCCAACGCCGTCGAACTGGCGCTGGAAGGCCTCTACCTCGCCCGCCGCATCGGCAAGGAAGCCGACGAAACAGGCCAGACCGTCTACGGCTGA
- a CDS encoding SRPBCC family protein: MTTHTRYPQAAIEADPKVPIIRITRDFRATPAQLMKAHTDPELYSRWVGPDDVPCTIIDWDARDGGSWRYVAVAGGDEHRFRGCFHTVSADKIVQTFTWEGMPDQVSLETLSFEDLGDGTTRLHAQSLCDSFEARDGWLASGMEVGVNDGYAAIDRLLESGEL; this comes from the coding sequence ATGACCACTCACACCCGTTACCCGCAGGCGGCCATCGAGGCCGACCCGAAGGTTCCGATTATCCGTATCACCCGCGACTTCCGGGCTACGCCTGCGCAATTGATGAAGGCGCACACCGATCCCGAGCTGTACTCCCGGTGGGTCGGCCCCGACGACGTGCCGTGCACGATCATCGACTGGGACGCCCGCGACGGCGGCAGCTGGCGGTATGTCGCGGTCGCCGGCGGCGACGAGCACCGTTTCCGCGGGTGCTTCCACACCGTCTCCGCCGACAAGATCGTGCAGACCTTCACCTGGGAGGGCATGCCCGACCAGGTGTCGCTGGAAACGCTCTCGTTCGAGGACCTCGGCGATGGCACGACCCGCCTGCATGCCCAGTCCCTGTGCGACAGCTTCGAAGCCCGCGACGGCTGGCTCGCCTCGGGGATGGAGGTGGGCGTCAACGACGGATACGCCGCCATCGACCGCCTGCTCGAATCCGGGGAGCTTTGA
- a CDS encoding ArsR/SmtB family transcription factor → MTDQLSKAFAALADPTRRDIVARLTRSDATVGEIAEPYEVSLQAVSKHLKVLEDAGLVSRTREAQRRPVHLEAEVLDLMTAWIERYRRRAEERYTRLDALLEEMNGVDLPDTPERDTTERDAG, encoded by the coding sequence ATGACGGATCAGCTCTCCAAGGCGTTCGCCGCACTCGCCGACCCCACCCGCCGCGACATCGTCGCCCGGCTGACACGGTCCGATGCGACGGTCGGCGAGATCGCGGAGCCGTACGAGGTCAGTCTGCAGGCCGTTTCCAAACATCTGAAGGTTCTCGAGGACGCGGGACTGGTCTCGCGGACCCGGGAGGCGCAGCGGCGCCCGGTTCATCTGGAAGCGGAGGTATTGGACCTCATGACCGCATGGATCGAGCGGTACCGCAGGCGGGCCGAGGAACGCTACACGCGCCTGGACGCCCTGCTCGAGGAGATGAACGGTGTCGACCTCCCAGACACCCCCGAACGCGACACCACCGAACGCGACGCCGGCTGA
- a CDS encoding TauD/TfdA dioxygenase family protein, protein MSVTTRNADTVAGPNTPAGPNTPAGPVTPAGTVPIPGRAAVSSGVEFDIDEFGPRFGAEIRGVDVASASDDQVRAIRAALVAYKVIVFRGQSLDDGAHIEFGRRLGELTYGHPVWNSGEVPAEVYSLDSADNGFADVWHTDVTFMERPPLGSILRPVILPRNGGDTSWADAELAYESLSAPVRGLIDGLTAVHDGNREFGYYLKNRRGGRGNLWDGKEVTELVPVRHPVVRVHPETGRRSLFVNPGFTSHIDGVSEAESRGILDLLYAHLTKPEHIVRHRWRLGDLVLWDNRNTAHYANRDYGDARRVMHRITLRGDAPVGP, encoded by the coding sequence ATGTCTGTGACCACCCGGAACGCCGACACCGTTGCCGGCCCCAATACCCCTGCCGGCCCCAATACCCCTGCCGGCCCCGTTACCCCTGCCGGGACCGTGCCGATCCCCGGGCGGGCGGCTGTGTCCTCGGGTGTCGAGTTCGACATCGACGAGTTCGGCCCACGCTTCGGTGCCGAGATCCGGGGTGTCGACGTGGCCTCGGCCTCCGATGATCAGGTGCGGGCCATCCGTGCGGCGCTGGTGGCCTACAAGGTGATCGTCTTCCGGGGGCAGTCGCTCGACGACGGCGCGCACATCGAGTTCGGCCGCAGACTCGGCGAACTCACCTACGGGCATCCGGTGTGGAACAGCGGTGAGGTACCGGCGGAGGTGTACTCCCTCGACAGTGCCGACAACGGTTTTGCCGACGTCTGGCACACCGACGTCACTTTCATGGAGCGGCCACCGCTCGGCTCGATCCTGCGTCCGGTCATCCTGCCGCGTAACGGCGGTGACACCAGCTGGGCCGACGCCGAACTGGCCTACGAGTCGCTGTCCGCGCCGGTGCGTGGGCTCATCGACGGCCTGACCGCCGTGCACGATGGCAACCGCGAATTCGGCTACTACCTCAAGAATCGACGTGGGGGACGCGGAAATCTCTGGGACGGAAAGGAAGTGACCGAACTGGTGCCCGTTCGGCATCCGGTGGTGCGGGTGCACCCGGAGACCGGACGCAGGTCGCTGTTCGTCAACCCGGGTTTCACCTCGCACATCGACGGTGTGTCCGAGGCCGAGAGTCGCGGCATCCTCGACCTGCTCTACGCCCATCTCACCAAACCCGAACACATCGTCCGCCACCGTTGGCGCCTGGGCGATCTGGTGCTGTGGGACAACCGGAACACCGCCCACTACGCCAATCGCGACTACGGCGATGCCCGCAGGGTTATGCATCGCATCACCCTGCGTGGCGACGCCCCGGTCGGTCCGTAG
- a CDS encoding ABC transporter ATP-binding protein: protein MSSSSKTTVAPSTATTPAHTSSADGRPGSISLRGVSQIYGKGADRVTAVGPVDLEVEPGEFLVLVGASGCGKSTLLRLIAGFEQPAEGGVEVSGGAAVPGHTSGVVFQQPRLFPWRTVGGNIDLALKYAGVAKSERLARRKELLERVGLIDVDKRRIWEISGGQQQRVAIARALAARTSLLLLDEPFAALDALTRERLQDDLRTVSVESGRTNVFVTHSAEEAAFLGTRIVVLTKRPGRIVLDIASPILRTGLSAGELRDSPEYTVLRTQVHEAIKGAAE from the coding sequence ATGTCCTCAAGCAGTAAGACGACAGTCGCGCCCTCGACGGCGACCACCCCGGCCCACACCTCGTCGGCTGATGGCCGGCCCGGATCGATCAGCCTGCGCGGGGTGTCACAGATCTACGGCAAGGGCGCCGACCGGGTGACCGCCGTCGGTCCCGTCGACCTCGAGGTGGAGCCGGGCGAGTTCCTGGTCCTCGTCGGGGCATCGGGATGTGGCAAGTCGACCCTGCTGCGGCTCATCGCCGGATTCGAGCAGCCCGCGGAGGGCGGCGTCGAGGTATCCGGAGGTGCGGCCGTCCCCGGTCATACCTCGGGGGTGGTGTTTCAGCAGCCGCGATTGTTCCCGTGGCGCACCGTGGGCGGCAACATCGACCTCGCACTCAAGTACGCCGGTGTCGCCAAGTCCGAAAGGCTCGCGCGCCGTAAGGAGTTGCTGGAGCGGGTCGGTCTGATCGACGTGGACAAGCGCCGCATCTGGGAGATCTCGGGCGGTCAGCAGCAGCGGGTGGCGATCGCGCGGGCGCTGGCCGCCCGTACCTCGCTGCTGTTGCTCGACGAACCGTTCGCCGCGCTCGACGCGCTCACCCGCGAACGGCTGCAGGACGATCTGCGCACGGTGAGTGTGGAATCGGGCCGCACCAATGTGTTCGTCACGCACAGTGCCGAGGAGGCCGCGTTCCTCGGCACCCGGATCGTGGTGCTCACCAAACGGCCCGGCCGCATCGTCCTCGACATCGCCTCACCGATCCTGCGGACCGGTCTCAGTGCCGGGGAACTGCGTGATTCGCCCGAGTACACGGTGTTGCGCACCCAGGTGCACGAGGCCATCAAAGGCGCTGCCGAATAA
- a CDS encoding taurine ABC transporter substrate-binding protein has product MVGALSAVLVAVLALAGCSVDRSGADDSKPTIRLAYQAFPSGDLIVKNNRWLEEALPGFNIKWTKFDSGADVNTAFVAKEVDFAAIGSSPVARGLSAPLNIPYQVAFILDVAGDNEALVARNGTGVNSVADLRGKRVATAFASTAHYSLLAALNQAGLTVKDVNLIDLQPQASLAAWQRGDVDAVYTWLPTLDELRKDGKTLIASRELATAGKPTLDLGVVSTAFAEKNPEAVDAWRTAQARALELIKSDPDAAAEAIAAQLGTTPQDAANQLKQGTYLTVAELTSPTWLGTESAPGNVSQNLYSAARFLADQQQIPSAPALEVFQKALYTKGLPDVLKQ; this is encoded by the coding sequence ATCGTCGGTGCGCTGTCGGCAGTGCTGGTGGCCGTGCTCGCCCTGGCGGGCTGCTCGGTCGACCGCTCCGGTGCCGACGATTCCAAACCCACCATTCGCCTTGCCTACCAGGCGTTCCCGAGTGGTGATCTGATCGTCAAGAACAACAGGTGGCTGGAGGAGGCGCTACCCGGGTTCAACATCAAGTGGACCAAGTTCGATTCGGGCGCCGACGTGAACACCGCTTTCGTCGCCAAGGAGGTCGACTTCGCGGCCATCGGATCGAGCCCGGTGGCCCGCGGGCTGTCGGCGCCGTTGAACATCCCGTACCAGGTGGCGTTCATCCTCGACGTCGCCGGCGACAATGAGGCGCTGGTCGCACGCAACGGGACCGGCGTCAACTCCGTCGCCGATCTGCGCGGCAAGCGAGTGGCCACCGCGTTCGCCTCCACCGCCCACTACAGCCTGCTGGCCGCCCTCAATCAGGCCGGGCTCACCGTCAAGGACGTCAACCTGATCGACCTGCAGCCGCAGGCATCGCTGGCCGCGTGGCAGCGCGGCGATGTCGATGCCGTCTACACCTGGCTGCCGACGCTCGACGAGCTGCGCAAGGACGGCAAGACGCTGATCGCGAGCCGCGAGCTGGCCACCGCCGGCAAACCGACCCTCGACCTGGGTGTGGTGTCCACGGCGTTCGCGGAGAAGAACCCGGAGGCCGTCGACGCCTGGCGCACGGCGCAGGCGCGGGCCCTCGAACTGATCAAGTCCGATCCGGATGCGGCGGCCGAAGCCATCGCGGCGCAGCTCGGCACCACCCCGCAGGACGCCGCCAACCAGCTCAAGCAGGGCACGTACCTGACCGTTGCCGAGCTCACCTCACCCACCTGGCTGGGCACCGAGAGCGCACCGGGAAATGTTTCCCAGAACCTGTACAGCGCGGCGCGATTCCTCGCCGACCAACAGCAGATCCCATCCGCCCCGGCGCTTGAGGTGTTCCAGAAGGCGCTCTATACCAAGGGACTACCCGATGTCCTCAAGCAGTAA
- a CDS encoding ABC transporter permease, producing the protein MSLTSEPLLDDAVPPRPGRADTSTRLRALGSRWGLPLLSVVVFLIVYQLVAVSGIWSETFVPTIGTIWDAFVNLSTTHDGVRGYADYYWWEHLYMTLRRVLAGVLVGVVAGVLLGLAMGSVSWLRRLLEPWLTFLRALPPLAYFFLLVIWLGIDEAPKITLLALAALPPAAVATTAAVSAAPVALIEAARALGASRAEVIRDVVVPAALPETFTGIRLAVGMAYSSVVAAELFNGIPGIGGVVKDASNYNNTPVVLVGIVLIGLSGLIIDGVLRAIEHRAVPWRGKA; encoded by the coding sequence GTGAGTCTGACTTCTGAACCACTGCTCGACGACGCGGTGCCGCCCCGGCCGGGCCGGGCCGACACGTCGACGCGCCTGCGCGCACTGGGATCCCGATGGGGGCTGCCCCTGCTGTCGGTGGTGGTGTTCCTGATCGTCTACCAGCTCGTCGCGGTCAGCGGCATCTGGAGTGAAACCTTCGTCCCCACCATCGGCACCATCTGGGACGCCTTCGTCAACCTGTCGACCACCCACGACGGCGTGCGCGGCTATGCCGACTACTACTGGTGGGAACACCTGTACATGACGTTGCGCCGCGTGCTCGCCGGCGTACTGGTCGGTGTGGTGGCCGGTGTGCTGCTGGGTCTGGCGATGGGCTCGGTCTCCTGGCTGCGGCGCCTGCTGGAGCCGTGGCTGACGTTCCTGCGGGCGCTCCCGCCGCTGGCCTACTTCTTCCTGCTGGTGATCTGGCTGGGCATCGACGAAGCACCCAAGATCACGCTGCTGGCCCTCGCCGCGCTGCCGCCCGCCGCCGTCGCCACCACAGCCGCGGTCAGCGCCGCCCCCGTCGCGCTCATCGAGGCGGCCCGTGCGCTCGGCGCCTCGCGCGCGGAGGTGATCCGCGACGTCGTGGTGCCCGCCGCACTGCCCGAGACGTTCACCGGGATCCGGCTGGCCGTGGGCATGGCGTACTCGTCGGTGGTGGCCGCCGAACTGTTCAACGGCATCCCCGGAATCGGTGGCGTGGTCAAGGACGCCAGCAACTACAACAACACCCCCGTCGTCCTGGTCGGCATCGTGTTGATCGGTCTGTCCGGTCTGATCATCGACGGGGTTCTGCGAGCAATCGAGCACCGTGCGGTGCCATGGCGTGGAAAGGCCTGA